A stretch of Salvelinus namaycush isolate Seneca chromosome 42, SaNama_1.0, whole genome shotgun sequence DNA encodes these proteins:
- the LOC120034684 gene encoding T-cell ecto-ADP-ribosyltransferase 1-like, whose product MARLKILTFTLMYLVQAWTLGVDSKMVHLRQPGLNFSVPLDMVPNSVDDKYKHCTEKMYKKVQEEYLPNENSTEGIFKQAWMKAEGCATIENVKQRFQKDKSKYIPKELTHDHIKAICAYTAAVPEIYPVFNQAVRTNRTEYTTSFHFHSLHFLLTDAIRLLKLNQKFCHTTYRRSNMEFVSKVKKVIRFGFFASSSLDKGISTKFGDKSCFEIKTCFGADLKSFPKLGNHEKEVLIPPYEVFRVTAVLKKENYKNLWCDVVYTLKSITKPRSNLNCKLFK is encoded by the exons ATGGCAAGACTCAAGATCCTAACCTTTACTCTGATGTATTTAGTCCAGGCTTGGACTTTGGGTGTGGACTCCAAGATG GTTCATCTTCGTCAGCCTGGTCTCAATTTCTCTGTACCCTTAGACATGGTCCCTAACTCAGTTGACGACAAGTACAAACACTGCACTGAAAAAATGTACAAGAAGGTGCAGGAGGAATATCTTCCAAATGAAAACTCCACTGAAGGGATCTTTAAACAAGCCTGGATGAAGGCAGAAGGATGTGCAACTATTGAGAATGTGAAGCAACGATTCCAAAAGGACAAGTCCAAGTACATTCCTAAAGAACTTACACATGATCATATCAAGGCTATCTGTGCTTACACAGCAGCGGTACCTGAGATATACCCAGTGTTCAACCAAGCAGTCCGGACCAATAGAACAGAGTACACCACCTCCTTCCACTTCCACTCCCTTCATTTCCTCCTGACTGACGCCATTCGCCTCCTGAAACTGAACCAAAAGTTCTGTCACACCACGTATCGAAGAAGCAACATGGAGTTTGTTAGTAAAGTTAAGAAAGTAATCAGATTTGGCTTCTTTGCCTCCAGCTCTCTCGACAAGGGAATTAGTACAAAATTTGGAGACAAGTCTTGCTTTGAGATAAAGACATGTTTTGGCGCTGACCTGAAGTCCTTCCCCAAACTGGGGAATCATGAAAAGGAGGTGTTGATTCCACCGTATGAGGTGTTCAGAGTTACTGCTGTGCTGAAGAAAGAGAATTATAAAAACCTTTGGTGTGATGTTGTGTACACACTTAAAAGTATCACCAAGCCCAGGAGTAACCTGAATTGCAAACTCTTTAAGTAA